Genomic window (Brachyspira hampsonii):
TTATATTATTATCATCTTTTATTGTGTAGGCATCATTGCATTCGCTAGCTTTATAATTAACAAAATCAAAACCAAGTCCGAAATCGATTCCTTTTACAGCAGGTACAGCAAATACAGATTGGGCTATTCTGCTTTCTATAGATGAATAAAAAGGATCTCCAAAACCAGCGGGCATATTAAATACAGCAGCAGTTATAATTCCTCCAACTGAATCCATATTCATTTTTGCTTCTTCAATAGTTTTTATCATTTTATACATAGCTTCATTATCAAATACACTTAATTCTTTATTATAATTATTTACAAACTCTTTATAAGATGGGAATGTATTATTAGGGTATTTATCTTTTATATTGTATATTTGTTTAATATGGGCAGCTATTTCTATATTAAATTTTTCTTTTAAAGCTAATTTTGCTAATGCTCCTGCAAATACTAAAGGGGCAGTTAACCTTCCGGAAAAATGTCCTCCTCCTCTTATATCATTAAATCCATCATATCTGAGCATTGCAGTATAATCACTATGTGAAGGTCTAGGCAGAGTTTTTAAATTGGAATAATCACCGCTTCTTTTGTTTTCATTTTTAATTATTGCAGCAATAGGCATACCTGTGCTTTTATTTTCTAAAATGCCTGATAATATTTCTGGTTTGTCAGATTCTGTTCGGGCAGTTGTGAGCTTTGCATTTTTTGCTCTTCTTCTATCCATTTCTCTTTCTATAAAATCATTATCCATATTAATACCGTAAGGAAAACCGTCTATAACGCAGCCTATAGCCTCGCCATGTGATTCTCCAAATAAACTTAATTTAATATTATTTCCAAATACGCTTCCCATAAATATATTCCTCAAATTAAATTTAATATCAGTATATATCATTTTCTACAAACTTTCCATTACTAAATTAAATAAACAAAAAATAAATAGTGTAAAATGTATAGTAATGAATAAAAATAATATGTAGAATCATTAAATAGTAACTTTATGATAAAAAGGTGTACTATAATTTGTTTTAATAAGAAAAGTATTAATTATAATTATAAACATTAGGAGTTATTTATGACCAAGTTTAATGAAGTTATTACTGCCATTGCTAAATCAGTTGCTGAAGCAGAAGCCCAATTAGAAGAAACGCAATTAGCTAATTTATCAAAATACTTTAAGAAAAAAGAAAATAAATATTCTAAAAATAACAATGATGAATATTTATCAGGAGTATTTCCTATAAGATTAAAAATAGGTATACCTGATGAAAATAATCAATATGGTAATAAATATTATTGTGTTCCTTATATAAATTTGCTCCCAATAACACAATTAAATATAGATTCAATAACAGCTTCGTTTGATATTGGTGTCCTTGAGCTTGTAAAGTCAGAAAAACCTAATGATAAATCATCATTTAATAACCTTCATGAAGATGATGTAGTAGAAAGTTTAAGTAGCTTTAATAGTTGCCCTGATGTGTCTGTTGATATAAAAAATACTGCTATGAATGATAAAGGTACAAATATTCATATTCATATTTCAATAAAAAAGACAGAAAACAGTGAGGGTATGTCTAAACTTATGAATGAAATAGCAAATTCAAATCAGGGTTTTATAATGATGAAGGATAATAAAAAATAATAAAAATATGATCATGCAAAATCAGTATAAAATTAAATATCGCTAAATACAGTAAAATATGTGGTATAAATTTTTAATAGAATTTATTGAAATTTAAACCTATAAATTACTTATAGTGATTTTTATATAAAAATTAAATTTTTAGGAGGAAATTATGGGTAATACAGTTATACAAGACCAATTTACAGGTCTTCCAATGTCATCACTTATAGGAGGACCTTTAGAAGCAGTAGCTGAAGCTCAATTAAAGTTGGCTAATAGCACTAAAGAATTTATTGAAACAGTAGGTTTTGAGAAAGATGATAAATCTTCGAATAAAGATGAATATAGTAAACTTAGAATTGTTAGGATTTTATTTACAAGAAATGAAAAAACTTTAAAGGATGGTACAGGTAGTGAAAATAAACCTGCTGAGTATGAGGATACTCCAGTAGAGATGAAATTAGATGTTCCTTTGCTTAGCATAGTTAAAGTACCATCTTTATTTGTAGATACTGTTGATATTACTTTTGATATGGAAGTAAAAACTATGGAAGAAGTAAAATCATCAGATGATTCAAATGTAACAACAGATACAAGTGCTAAATTAGGATTTGGTATATTTTCTTCTCATACTAATATAAAAGGAAGTATAAGTTCTCATAAAGAAAATACTAGAAAAACAGATACTTCAGCTAAATATCATGTAGAAGTACATGCTTCTGATCAGGGAATGCCTGAGGGATTAGCTAGAGTTTTTGATATACTAAATGCTACAATTGCTCCTACAGCATCTAATAACTCTGGTAATAACTCTGGTAAATAAATTTTAATTATTTTTTAGATTAAAAACAACAAGTTATGATTATTAGTTTTAAGTCTATCAAAGATATTTTAGACGAAAAAGCTGTATTGATGAAAGAGGTTTATGAGAAAGAGCTTTTTAAAAAGTATTTTTCTCTTATACCTCTTTTACAATATCAATTCAATAGAAAAGATGTTTATAATTTTTTTTCTTATATAAATTATGATTTTGATATAAGTTTTAGTATTACTGCTTATCAACCATATAATAATGTATTTTGTCTATATGATTACTTTACAGATGATAAATATGAGATTTATTTCTCATCTGTAAATGGTGTAAAAATTAATAATCAATATATAAATAATCCTGAAAAAATAATGTTAGTTATAGTATAATAAAAATAGGAGATTTTATGTCTGAAAGTAAATATTTTGATTTAACTAATATAAGATATGTAAAAAGAATAATAGTTGGTCAAAATAATCCGAATGTTCCTTATAAAGAAGAAGATTATCAAAAAGCAGCTGAGCTTTTAAATAAATGTTTAAATGAAGTTCCACGTGGAAAAATTATAGGTATAGAAAGAAATTTTTATTTATTTAATTTGGGAGAACATCAAGTAGTTCTTCAATGGCTTACTTATCATGTAGGATTTGAAAAAAAACCTATGTGGCTTGAATAATAATTTTATTTTTTTATTCCAAGTATTTCCACGCCTGTTTGAGTGATTAAAACAGTATGTTCAAAATGCACAGCTAATGAATAGTCAGCAGTAGATAAAGTCCAGCCGTCTTTTTCTTTTTCGTATTTATCAGTACCGTTTGTTATCATAAGCTCTAAGGCAAGTACCATATTAGGTTCCAATATAACATCATTATTTGGGTGATAGAAATTAAATATATATGGAGCTTCATGATATTCATATCCTACACCATGACCTGTAAGCGATTTTATAACATTAAATCCGTATTCATGAACTTTATTTTCAACTGTTTTCCCGTATTCGCTTAAAAGTACATTCGGCTTTAATTTACAAATAGCATATTCTAAAGATTTTTTGCAGGCATCTATAAGTTTATATGCCCTATGATTAACAGAACCCATACCTCCTTCTATAACTATTGTTCTTGCACAGTCAGCATAGTATCCGTTATATTTAACTCCTACATCCACGCATACAGGCTCTCCATGAACAAGTATTTTATTGTTTGTGGGTCTGCCATGTGCTATTTCATTTCCGCTTGATATGCTTGTAGCAAATCCGTAATTAGGAACTTCAAGGTTAGCGGGGTAGGCATTTTTTGACTTTATGTATTTTTCTACTTCTTTGTCTACTTTAGAAGCCCTTACTCCAGACATGCAAAGTTTAAATGCTAAATCAATAGAATCCTGTGCTATTTCAGCTGCTTTTCTTATATTGACTATTGCATCTTCATCTTTTATAATTGGTTTTACTATTTCTTTTACTTCTTTTATAAACATTTATTATATATCCTTTATTTCAAAGATTTAGGAGTAAATATATATAAAAGAATCACCAATATAAAAGATCCTAATACAGCAGATGATAAATTTATTTTTATATATTGTATATTACTTATTCTAGGCAGATAGTAAGATCCAAGCAGAGCACCAACAGTTGCTATAAGAAACATCATCACCCAGCCTCCGAATACTTTTATTTTAAGTATTTTACCGAATACCAAACTGACAATGATTCCTATAACTATAAATGCTGATACTACTATAATATATTCCATATTTTTTTTATAACCTCTTTTATTTTACTAATTAGATGAGAGTCCTATAAAAAATGATTTTAATCCTCCTTCATCATTTTCTATCGGTACAAATATCATATGGGAAATATCCTTTCTATCTTCAGTATCAAATTTATTTTTTATAGAGTCCGAAGCAAATGGATCAGATACATATAATGTTTTTTTATGAGATAGAATCTTTTTAAATAAAGGCTCATTCTCGCTAATACTCAATTTATTTTTTGTATTATCTGATATATTTTGAGATTCTACTATATCATAATTTCCATTATCTTGTCTGCTAAGCATAGCAGCATGTATAATATCTAATCCTGACTGATCTTTTACCCATTCCAACATTTCTTTCATATTTTTATTAATAAATTTCTTACCTCTAAGAGCTTTTAAAACTTTTTTCCAATTAGAAGTCATGTTTTCTTTTACTTTTTCTTCTGCCTCTCTGTAAAAATCATTTGGTACTTTAGGCACTTCCTCAGGATCATATAAATCTTTATCTATTAGATCCTCTGTATCAAAAGTATCTTTTTCGCTTGCAGGTTTAATTACTTCTCCGTCATCGTATTCTTCATTGAAGTTAGGTGATATATTAGAATTTTCCTCATTACTATTATTATCTTCATCATCATAATCACCTAATAGAAAATCCTTATTAAGAGAAAAATTAAAGGCATCGCTTGAAGAAAAATATTCTTCTTCTTTTTTTACTATCTCATCTTCTAAAATAGAGCCATGACTTATCAAAATATCCCCCTCATTATTATCGTCTATAATATCATCTATTCCTTTTATAATATCATTATCTGATGAGTTATTCTTATTATCAATAGTTTCTTCTAGTTCTTCTTTATTATCTTCTCCATTATTTTCTATTTCATCTTTCAAATCAGGTATATCGTCCAAATTTTCTACAGTATCATTGATATTATTATCTTCATCATCATCTAGTATATTGTCAGAATCTAAAAGCTCATCATCAGAATACTCTTTCATTTCCGGCATATCATTATCTTTATTTTCTTCTTCAGATTCTTTATTATCATTGTCTTCTTCAAGTACATCATCTAAATTAGGTATATCATCTAAATCTTCTACAGTGTCATTGATATTATTATCTTCATCATCATCTAGTATATTGTCAGAATCTAAAAGCTCATCATCAGAATACTCTTTCATTTCCGGCATATCATTATCTTTGTTTTCTTCTTCAGATTCTTTATTATCATTGTCTTCTTCAAGTACATCATCTAAATTAGGTACATCTTCCAAATCATCATTGTCTTCTTCAAGTACATCATCTAAATTAGGTACATCATCTAGATTATCATTATCTTCTTCAAGTACATCATCTAAGTTAGGTACATCGTCTAAATTATCATTATCTTCTTCGATTACATCATCTAAGTTAGGTATATCATTTAAATTATCATTATCTTCTTCAAGTACATCGTCTAAATTAGGTACATCATCTAAATTTTCTAATTTTATACTTTCATCATCATCATTTTCATTATCTAATACTTTATCCAAATATGATAAATCTTCTAATTTTATATTTTCATCTTCATTATTGTTATCTTGAAGTGTTTCTCCTCCATCTTCTAATACATCATCTAATTTTATTATATCATCATTATCTGAGCTATCATTTTCAACTTTTATATCTTCTATTTCATCTATATTAGGTAAGTCAATTTTACTGTTTTTTGTGATTCTATTTTTTTTATTTAAATATTTTATACTTTCATCATCTAATCCTTCTAAATCATTATTGTAATCATCAATATTAAATTCTTCATCATTTACAATATTAGAATTAGCATAATTGTTTATAGGCGGTTCGCTTTCATCATATATATTTTCTTCTAAATCTTCTTCAGGCTCATTTGCTATATTATTACTAGCTGGTCTTAATCTTTCTATAAGAGATGTTGTAAGTAAGAAAATAAAAGACAGAGATAAAAGTCCTAATATTATATATTTTAAATATTTTTGAACTATAGGTACATTAAGTTCTAATATACCTATACTGAAATTCTCTATATCTTTAACTTTTCCAGAATAAAAAGCGAATGTATTATTATCAGCTTCAATACTTCCTGTACTTCCTATATCTCTATTCATATACTGATTTAAACTGTCTATTGATATGCTGTTAATGTCTATAGAAGGGTTATAATAAAGTACACCATTAGAGAGTACAACAAAGTTAAGATTATATGAAGTATTTTCAAATATTTTTTTAAATACACTTGCTACTATATATCCTACTTCTATTCCTCTGTCATTTTTTATAGGTTTAACAAAGTATACACCATCATAATCTTTATCGAAAAATGCAATAGCTTTAGAGTTTTTATAGCTTTCCAAATCTACAGGCTTAGTTTTAACAGGAGAAGAAAATACTGATTTACCATCTGCCAAATACAGAGCAACAGTATCAAATGGGTAATTGCCGCTTCTAAATATTGATATAATTCTATCTCTTTCGGCAGTATCTATTCCATTTAATATCACCTGCTGTAAAAGATTGATAAAAGGATAACTATCAACTATTTTATTAAGTCTTTCATCATAATCCTTAACCAAATTTACTATACTATTCTGACATATCAAAGCATTTCTATCAAGTTTTTTTGTATCAACATCAAAAGCATCTTTTTTCAGACCGAATACAAATGTAATAAATAAAGCAAGAACTATTAAATTTATAAGTATAGATATATATACAAAGATAGATATCTTATTTTTGTCAGACATATTAACACCTCTAAACAACTATTATTTTTTTGTTATGCTTCTTTTGGCATCTTCCTCTGCTTTGCTTATTATAGAGGATAACATTTTATCGAAAGCAGCAAACACATCATCTGTTTTTGAATTAGATGAATTATCCAAATTAGATGATTTTATATCTTCTTTAGAATCTTCGTCTTTTTCATTTTTATTTTTTATATTATCGATAGCTTTATTATATGAATTTAGTATATCCATACTAATATCATGAGAATCATTATTGATATGGTTCTCAGATTTTTTGCTATTAAATAAATTTCTCACATACTCTTTATTTTTTTCTTCTTCTTTTGCTTTGTAGCTTGATAACAGCTCATTTTTTATTATTTTTTTATTAAATTCATTATTAATATTTTTAGAGCTATTTTCTTCTTTTTCATAACTATCTGATATATTATTTTTTAGTATATTTTCATCTAAATATAAAGTTTCTTTAATAAAACTTGAAGAAACATTATTTAATTCTTCATTAGATATTGACATAAACTCTTCTTTATTATAATTTACTTCTTCTTTATGCTCACTTATAATATCATCATAGTTTTCTTCATACTGTTCTTCTTTTATCTCATAATCATTTACAATATTTTCATAATTTTCTTCCTGCTCTTCTTCTTTCACTTTATAATCATCTACAGATATATTATCATAATACTCGTCTTCATTATCGCTTCTAATATCATAAAGACTATCTTCTAAAAAAGTTTCTTCTATTGCTCTATTGTATTCTTCCTGCAAATCTTTTTTTATATCAGCAAATGCTGTTTCTATATCTATTTCAGTTTTTATTTCTTCTGTTTTGTTTTCTAAATTTTCTAATTTTTCCTCTAAATCTTTTTTATCAATAGCAAATTTATTTTTGCATGCATTTATTTCTTCTTTTATAGTTGATACTATATTTAATATATCTTTTCCTATATTGAATTTATCATCATTTTTGTACTCTGTATTATTTTTTATATATTCATCAGGTATTTTGTATTGTACCTTTTGAACTATAGGAGGCATTTCTTCTATAGGATTTGATTTAGGTAGTTGTGAGTTAACTATATTTTTACTTATAAGCTCATCATCTCCTTTTATGCTTTCCACATAATCTTTATTGCTTTTTACCTGCATAATATACTTGAAGAAATATACTATAGCTTTTATAAGTAATTGACAAACTAGTATTAATAATGCGGTTATAGCCAGCACTATAAGTTCAAAGTAGTTAGGATATTCTTTTCCTATCATAGAAACAGAAAGAGAATCATTAACCATGAAGCTAGGCTGTTTTTTATAGTAAGCATATCTATTTATAACGCTTGAAACTTTTTCTATATTATTATCTCCAACGGCTTCTCTGACATTGTAAACAGAGTTTCTAGCATCGCTTACATAAAGTCTTTTATCTGCTACTTGATAATACATAGCTATATCAGATACATAGGCATAATCATTTCTAGTGGCAACTATTATTTCACCATAAGGATTTTTTATATACTCCATTATATAGAATGCATTTTCATTTGTAGCATTCAGCACTAATGAACCTTTTGTTTTAATTTCATTTATTAAATTATCCTGAAGCTCTAAAGGCCAAGATTTATTTCTTGATAAATATAAATTAAGAAGCATTTTTCCTTCAATATTAAATACAGTCATACCTCTCAGATATGGATTTTCTACAGTCATTTTATAATAATTATTTTTATATTTATCTATTTGAGTTTTTGAAGGCGTATTATTAGGATTGAAATCTTTTAGTGAATCTGATGTTTGATACATACTATATCCTACATAATCAGATATAGATTGAGTTATTAAATTAACTTGATACTCAGATACGCTATTTCTTTTTATTTTCATTTTTACAGCTATTTTGTCTATTCTCTGCATCATCATGTCTAAATAATCATTTATGAACACTGCTATTGCATTATTTTCAGGCAATACAGTATTGCTTGCAGCACGGGCAAACATTGCCGCTATAAAAATGATAAGAAAAGATATCATTAAGCTTAAAATAGTCTTCATTATTTTTTGTTTTTCATTTTCATTCATAATATTTGACCTTTAGATATAGTTATCTTCTAATAAAGATACAAGAAACTATATTAGTTATCGGCTAAAGCGAATTTTACTTGAAATGTTTTCTTTGTTGGTTGGATTAATTTAGGGCTGTATATTATAAAGAGCTCCGCTGAGCCGTATACGACATAAATGCGCCTGACTTTTTTCGTCAGGTGGGCTCCTCAGAAACATGACCTTGATTTCTCAAAACCGTATCGCGATAACGGCGAGCCTATCATTAATGCTTCGCTCCAGATCCCTAATGCATTAATTTATACTGGCGCAAGAATGTACTATCGTTCAACGAGAACAGCAGAGTTCTTACAATATAAATTCTTTTTAATTATTTGTCAAGACTATAATAACAAAATTAACATAATATTTAAAAATTTATTTGCTTTTTGATTAATTTTTAATATACTTGACAAACATTTTATAGAAAATATAATATATAATAAATTTTTAAGGGTTATTTTATGATTAAAAATATTATTTCAGATATTGGAAATGTATTATATGAATTTAGCGTAAATGAATTTATGAATAAATATATAGCTTCTGAAGATAGAGAACAATTTTTACAAAGTTCATTTCTAAATGAAAATTGGAATCTTATGGATAAGGGTGATTTAGCTTTTAATGATGCAAGAAAATTATTTATACAAATGAATCCGAAATATAAAAAAATTATAGATGATTTATTTGATAGTGCATTAACATTATGCCTTAATAGAAATCATAATAATATATCTTTACTTAAAGAATATAAAAATAAAGGATATGATATATACTATCTTTCTAATATGCCGGCTGAAACATTTGAAGTATTGAGAAAAGAAACGGATTTTTTTGATAATACTTGTATAGGAGGTGTTGTTTCTGCACATGTAAAAATGATTAAGCCGAATAAAGATATTTATGAACATTTTTTAAATAAATTCTGCTTAAAAGCTGATGAATGTCTATTTATAGATGATAATATCAATAATGTTAATTCTGCTTTAGAGATTGGTATTAATGCTGTGCAATTAAAAAAAATAGATGATATGAAAGTTATATTACAAGATATGCTTAAATAAATAATAATATATTATGAATTTTATAAAAAAAATATTATCAAAAATAAAGATTAGATATGGTATATTATTTCCAAGTCTTATATGTTTATTTACTGTAATAAATTTTATAGCTACTTTATGGCTAAGCAGTTTTATATATGAGCCTAACATTACAAATCAATTTTATATGTTTGCCATAATGTTTTTTCCTCTTACAAGCATTATGATAGGCATTATAGTGATAATTAAATTTATTGTTGATGCT
Coding sequences:
- the aroC gene encoding chorismate synthase gives rise to the protein MGSVFGNNIKLSLFGESHGEAIGCVIDGFPYGINMDNDFIEREMDRRRAKNAKLTTARTESDKPEILSGILENKSTGMPIAAIIKNENKRSGDYSNLKTLPRPSHSDYTAMLRYDGFNDIRGGGHFSGRLTAPLVFAGALAKLALKEKFNIEIAAHIKQIYNIKDKYPNNTFPSYKEFVNNYNKELSVFDNEAMYKMIKTIEEAKMNMDSVGGIITAAVFNMPAGFGDPFYSSIESRIAQSVFAVPAVKGIDFGLGFDFVNYKASECNDAYTIKDDNNIKKIETKTNNNGGILGGISNGMPIIINTVIKPTPSISKKQLTLNIETKEEETLVIKGRHDPCIAVRAVPVIESAIAVSILDLCLDMKGKFI
- a CDS encoding DUF2589 domain-containing protein; amino-acid sequence: MTKFNEVITAIAKSVAEAEAQLEETQLANLSKYFKKKENKYSKNNNDEYLSGVFPIRLKIGIPDENNQYGNKYYCVPYINLLPITQLNIDSITASFDIGVLELVKSEKPNDKSSFNNLHEDDVVESLSSFNSCPDVSVDIKNTAMNDKGTNIHIHISIKKTENSEGMSKLMNEIANSNQGFIMMKDNKK
- a CDS encoding DUF2589 domain-containing protein codes for the protein MGNTVIQDQFTGLPMSSLIGGPLEAVAEAQLKLANSTKEFIETVGFEKDDKSSNKDEYSKLRIVRILFTRNEKTLKDGTGSENKPAEYEDTPVEMKLDVPLLSIVKVPSLFVDTVDITFDMEVKTMEEVKSSDDSNVTTDTSAKLGFGIFSSHTNIKGSISSHKENTRKTDTSAKYHVEVHASDQGMPEGLARVFDILNATIAPTASNNSGNNSGK
- the map gene encoding type I methionyl aminopeptidase, producing MFIKEVKEIVKPIIKDEDAIVNIRKAAEIAQDSIDLAFKLCMSGVRASKVDKEVEKYIKSKNAYPANLEVPNYGFATSISSGNEIAHGRPTNNKILVHGEPVCVDVGVKYNGYYADCARTIVIEGGMGSVNHRAYKLIDACKKSLEYAICKLKPNVLLSEYGKTVENKVHEYGFNVIKSLTGHGVGYEYHEAPYIFNFYHPNNDVILEPNMVLALELMITNGTDKYEKEKDGWTLSTADYSLAVHFEHTVLITQTGVEILGIKK
- a CDS encoding AAA family ATPase — translated: MSDKNKISIFVYISILINLIVLALFITFVFGLKKDAFDVDTKKLDRNALICQNSIVNLVKDYDERLNKIVDSYPFINLLQQVILNGIDTAERDRIISIFRSGNYPFDTVALYLADGKSVFSSPVKTKPVDLESYKNSKAIAFFDKDYDGVYFVKPIKNDRGIEVGYIVASVFKKIFENTSYNLNFVVLSNGVLYYNPSIDINSISIDSLNQYMNRDIGSTGSIEADNNTFAFYSGKVKDIENFSIGILELNVPIVQKYLKYIILGLLSLSFIFLLTTSLIERLRPASNNIANEPEEDLEENIYDESEPPINNYANSNIVNDEEFNIDDYNNDLEGLDDESIKYLNKKNRITKNSKIDLPNIDEIEDIKVENDSSDNDDIIKLDDVLEDGGETLQDNNNEDENIKLEDLSYLDKVLDNENDDDESIKLENLDDVPNLDDVLEEDNDNLNDIPNLDDVIEEDNDNLDDVPNLDDVLEEDNDNLDDVPNLDDVLEEDNDDLEDVPNLDDVLEEDNDNKESEEENKDNDMPEMKEYSDDELLDSDNILDDDEDNNINDTVEDLDDIPNLDDVLEEDNDNKESEEENKDNDMPEMKEYSDDELLDSDNILDDDEDNNINDTVENLDDIPDLKDEIENNGEDNKEELEETIDNKNNSSDNDIIKGIDDIIDDNNEGDILISHGSILEDEIVKKEEEYFSSSDAFNFSLNKDFLLGDYDDEDNNSNEENSNISPNFNEEYDDGEVIKPASEKDTFDTEDLIDKDLYDPEEVPKVPNDFYREAEEKVKENMTSNWKKVLKALRGKKFINKNMKEMLEWVKDQSGLDIIHAAMLSRQDNGNYDIVESQNISDNTKNKLSISENEPLFKKILSHKKTLYVSDPFASDSIKNKFDTEDRKDISHMIFVPIENDEGGLKSFFIGLSSN
- a CDS encoding HAD-IA family hydrolase, whose product is MIKNIISDIGNVLYEFSVNEFMNKYIASEDREQFLQSSFLNENWNLMDKGDLAFNDARKLFIQMNPKYKKIIDDLFDSALTLCLNRNHNNISLLKEYKNKGYDIYYLSNMPAETFEVLRKETDFFDNTCIGGVVSAHVKMIKPNKDIYEHFLNKFCLKADECLFIDDNINNVNSALEIGINAVQLKKIDDMKVILQDMLK